The genomic segment CGAGGCGCACGACCCGCGGGTCGTTCGTCTCGGCCTCCGGGGTGGCCTCGATGAGCATCCGGCCGATCACGTTCGGGTCCATCCCGGCCCCGGAGTAGTTCTTGCCGCACTCGCCGACCACCAGCACGTCCGCGCCCTTGAACGGGAGGCGGCCCATCATCTTGCTCGCCTGAACCAGCAGTTCCGGTTCGCGGGCGTACAGGTCGTCGCGGTCCAGCACTTCGAGGTGCGCGGTTTCCTCGTTCGCGTTCTCCAGCGTCGCGAGGCCGCCGAGGAACGGCGTCCGCTCCAGAATCACCTTGCCCGATTCGGGGATCATGTCCCGCAGGCCCCGGGTGCCGAAGCTGTGGACCTGATCGGCGCCGTGCCGCTTGCCGAAGCCGATCACGAGCATCTTCAGGACGCCGCTCTCGAACGTGCCGCGGAAGTCGGTGTGCGGCTTCACCCGCGACACCGTCACCACGCCGTCCGCGGCGAGCGCGTTCTTGTCGAACCAGACCGGCTGGCCCCAGGAGTTCGCGCCGATGTTCTCCGCGTCCATGTCCGTAACGACGGGCACGCCCAGGTGCGCCTCGTCGATGTGGTAGCCGGCGAGCAGCTCGCGCTGGCCGGCGGCGGTGGCCCCGCCGTGCGAGCCCATCGCCGCCACGACGAACGGCACCGCGCCGAGTTCCTTCAGCGCCTCAACGGTGGCCTTTGCGAGCGTGAGGTAGTTCGCGAGACCGCGGCTACCACACCCGACGGCGATGCGCATGCCGGGCCGGATGCGCTTCGCGGTTTTGGAGGAGAGCCACTGCCGTCGCACGGCGCCGGCCACGTCGCGGATCGGGGACGGCGGGGTGATCTGACGCACTAGCTGAACGCGGGGAAGGTCCACGGCTGTCTCGGTTTGGAAGAGGATGAGTGTTTTATCCGCAGATTACGCAGATAAACACAGATTGAAGACAGAAGGCAAATTGAGTGAGAATTGTTTACAATTCCTCTTCACGTGTCTTTAATCTGCGTCTATCTGCGTAATCTGCGGATAAACACCGTCTTTACTTCAACTCGGCTTTCAGGGTGAGCTTCTTGCCCTTCCGCTCCACGACCACGTCGATCGTGGTGCCGGCCTTCTGGCCGCTCATCGCGGTCATGTAGGCGGTGATGTTGGGCGTCGGCTTGCCGGCGATCTCGACGATCACGTCGCCCTCCTTGAGGCCGGCCTTTTCGGCCACGCCGCCGGGGGACACGCCTTCGAGCCGCAGCCCGCCGCCGTCGTAGTTGTAGTCCGGGAGGACGCCGAGGCGCGGACCCGTCGGCCGGGCCGTCGCCTCCGGCGCGGTCGGGTCGCCGAACCCGCCGGGAACGACGAGGTACCTCGGCCGGGAGTCACGGGTGATCATGTCGGTGGCCAGGACCTGCGCGAAATCGACCACCTTCTTCATCCCGGTCACGTTGATCTTCTCCGGCACGTCGGCCGGCTTGTGGTAGTCGGGGTGCAGGCCGGTGTAGAGGAACAGCACCGGCACGCCCTTGCGGTAGAACGAGTCGTGGTCGCTCGGGCCGGTGCCGGCGGCCATCGGGAGCACCTTGAAGTCGGCCTTCCGGGTCGTCTCGTCCACCAGTTTGGTGAAGTTGTCGCCGGTGCCGGTGCCGTACACGAGGAGCCGCTCCTTCTTCTCGAACAGCCCGGTCCAGTCCACCGGCACCGACTTGGCGCGGCCGATCATGTCCAGGTTGAGCATCGCGGCCGTCGTGTTGAGCGGGAACAGCGGCTCCTTGCAGTAGTACTGGGAGCCGAGCAGCCCGCGCTCCTCGCCGCTGAACGCGACGAACACGATCCGCCGCCCCACCCGGTTCTTCTGCGCGCCGAACCGGCGGGCCAGTTCGATCAGCCCGGTGGTGCCGCTGGCGTTGTCGTCGGCGCCGTAGTGGATCTTCCCGGCCGCGGCCTTGCCGCCGGTGCTGCCCCACAGCCCGTAGCCGACGTGGTCGTAGTGCGCGCCGAGAACCACCGTTTCGTCCTTCAGCGGGCCGGAGCCTTCCAGCACGCCGACCACGTTCTTCACCTTCAGTTCGTCGCGGGCCACGGTGACCTCGGCGTCCGCCTTCCAGCCCTTCAACTCAAATGATTGCGGCTTGAGTTTGTCGTTGATGCCGTCCTCGAGTTCTTTCAGCGACTTCCACGGCCCGGCCTTGAGGATGTCGTCGAGCAGTTCCCGCTTCATGAACAGCACCGGGAACGTGGCGGGCGTGGTGCCGCTGGCGTGCATCGCGTACTGCGCGATCGGGTCGTTCC from the Frigoriglobus tundricola genome contains:
- a CDS encoding nickel-dependent lactate racemase family protein, translating into MDLPRVQLVRQITPPSPIRDVAGAVRRQWLSSKTAKRIRPGMRIAVGCGSRGLANYLTLAKATVEALKELGAVPFVVAAMGSHGGATAAGQRELLAGYHIDEAHLGVPVVTDMDAENIGANSWGQPVWFDKNALAADGVVTVSRVKPHTDFRGTFESGVLKMLVIGFGKRHGADQVHSFGTRGLRDMIPESGKVILERTPFLGGLATLENANEETAHLEVLDRDDLYAREPELLVQASKMMGRLPFKGADVLVVGECGKNYSGAGMDPNVIGRMLIEATPEAETNDPRVVRLAVLDVSPECHGNATGIGLADITTTRALGSIDPVPFRMNNFTARSLWRSKLPFGFDTDREVLERCMETCWQPDYDQVKFCVIPNTLEVAEVWVSAPLAADMRGRPHLEFVGEPIALPFDATGNLIQEKLFPHSVRGRRVKAHAHA
- a CDS encoding M28 family peptidase → MSGSFRPLAATLTFGAILALSSPSAAQKPFDDPILDRMQKDIFFLASPDCEGRGIETKGINKAADYVAAAFEKAGLKPAMKDGSYFQPFTIVMSAKLGKPNAFTLTGPDGAKKEPRLGSEYSPMGFSPTSKMAGDLVFAGYGITAPKLKYDDYAGLNVEGKVVVVLRRSPRYGAKGDKRFDTTVPEGEDSTHAAFDTKIELAAKHKAAGLIIVNDATAAGRNDPIAQYAMHASGTTPATFPVLFMKRELLDDILKAGPWKSLKELEDGINDKLKPQSFELKGWKADAEVTVARDELKVKNVVGVLEGSGPLKDETVVLGAHYDHVGYGLWGSTGGKAAAGKIHYGADDNASGTTGLIELARRFGAQKNRVGRRIVFVAFSGEERGLLGSQYYCKEPLFPLNTTAAMLNLDMIGRAKSVPVDWTGLFEKKERLLVYGTGTGDNFTKLVDETTRKADFKVLPMAAGTGPSDHDSFYRKGVPVLFLYTGLHPDYHKPADVPEKINVTGMKKVVDFAQVLATDMITRDSRPRYLVVPGGFGDPTAPEATARPTGPRLGVLPDYNYDGGGLRLEGVSPGGVAEKAGLKEGDVIVEIAGKPTPNITAYMTAMSGQKAGTTIDVVVERKGKKLTLKAELK